In Anaerobacillus sp. CMMVII, one DNA window encodes the following:
- the mnmG gene encoding tRNA uridine-5-carboxymethylaminomethyl(34) synthesis enzyme MnmG has protein sequence MEYHAGEFDVIVVGAGHAGVEAGLAAARIGANTLMLTLNLDAVAYMPCNPSVGGPAKGIVVREIDALGGEMGRNIDKTHIQMRMLNTAKGPAVRALRAQADKYMYQHEMKKTIEEQENLLLRQGMVEKLIVEDGVCRGVVTNTGATYKAKAVIITTGTYLRGKVILGDLAYESGPNNQQPSVNLAYDLLNHGFHLVRFKTGTPPRVQGDTIDYSVTEIQPGDNEPRAFSYETKEFNVDQQLPCWLTYTTDRTHEIINSNLHRSPMYSGVIEGTGPRYCPSIEDKIVRFSDKPRHQIFLEPEGKNTSEVYVQGFSTSLPEEVQLEMLKTLKGLENVKMMRPGYAIEYDAVVPTQLWPTLETKLVENLFTAGQINGTSGYEEAAGQGIFAGINAALKSSGKEPIIFDRSEAYIGVLVDDLVTKGTNEPYRLLTSRAEHRLVLRHDNADLRLTEIGYKVGLIPEERYQRFIAKKEQIKREIERLEQTMIKPTSEVQALLAEIGSSPLQDGYKASVLLKRPEITYQFIARLFPSDEKVSSEVAEQVEIQIKYAGYIEKQFQQIEKMKKMDDKKIPEDLDYHAISGLATEARQKLSEVRPLSVGQASRVSGVNPADVSILLVYLEQGKLKRTKESDSHE, from the coding sequence ATGGAATATCATGCTGGAGAATTTGATGTTATCGTTGTTGGCGCAGGGCATGCGGGAGTAGAGGCTGGCCTTGCAGCCGCACGAATTGGTGCAAATACGTTAATGCTAACATTAAATTTAGATGCAGTTGCATATATGCCTTGTAACCCTTCTGTAGGTGGTCCTGCAAAAGGTATAGTCGTTCGGGAAATAGATGCCCTGGGTGGTGAAATGGGACGCAATATTGATAAAACTCATATTCAAATGAGAATGTTAAACACTGCAAAGGGGCCTGCAGTTCGTGCACTGCGTGCGCAGGCTGATAAATATATGTACCAGCACGAAATGAAGAAAACAATTGAAGAGCAAGAAAATCTCTTATTAAGGCAAGGGATGGTTGAGAAGCTAATCGTTGAAGATGGTGTATGTCGTGGTGTTGTGACAAATACTGGAGCAACCTATAAAGCTAAGGCGGTTATCATCACAACTGGGACCTATTTACGAGGGAAAGTTATTCTTGGTGATCTAGCCTACGAAAGTGGACCAAATAATCAACAGCCATCTGTTAATTTGGCCTATGACTTATTAAATCATGGCTTTCATTTAGTTCGTTTTAAAACAGGGACACCACCTCGTGTTCAAGGTGACACAATTGATTATAGTGTTACTGAGATCCAACCTGGTGATAATGAGCCGCGTGCTTTTTCATATGAAACGAAGGAATTTAATGTTGATCAACAACTGCCTTGCTGGTTAACATATACAACAGATCGAACACATGAAATTATTAATAGCAACTTACACCGTTCGCCAATGTATTCAGGAGTAATAGAAGGAACTGGACCAAGGTATTGTCCATCAATCGAAGATAAAATCGTTCGATTTAGTGATAAACCTCGACACCAAATTTTCCTAGAGCCAGAAGGAAAAAATACATCAGAGGTTTATGTTCAAGGTTTTTCAACCAGCTTGCCTGAAGAAGTGCAGCTAGAAATGTTAAAAACCTTAAAAGGACTGGAAAATGTTAAGATGATGCGACCAGGATATGCGATTGAGTACGATGCAGTCGTACCTACGCAGCTTTGGCCAACATTAGAGACCAAGTTGGTTGAGAACCTCTTTACAGCAGGTCAAATTAACGGAACATCAGGCTATGAGGAGGCTGCAGGGCAAGGGATTTTTGCAGGAATTAATGCAGCATTGAAATCCTCAGGTAAAGAGCCAATTATCTTTGATCGATCTGAAGCTTATATCGGAGTATTAGTTGATGACTTAGTTACAAAAGGCACGAATGAACCATACCGGTTACTTACCTCTAGAGCCGAGCATCGCTTAGTATTACGTCATGATAATGCGGATCTAAGACTAACTGAAATTGGCTATAAAGTTGGGCTAATCCCGGAAGAACGCTACCAACGTTTTATCGCTAAAAAGGAACAAATTAAACGTGAAATTGAGCGGTTAGAACAAACAATGATAAAACCAACAAGTGAAGTGCAAGCGTTACTAGCTGAAATCGGATCTTCACCATTGCAGGATGGCTACAAAGCATCCGTTCTTTTAAAACGTCCTGAAATAACCTACCAATTTATTGCTAGGTTATTCCCGAGTGACGAAAAAGTCTCTTCTGAGGTTGCAGAGCAGGTTGAAATTCAAATTAAATATGCCGGGTATATCGAAAAACAATTTCAACAAATTGAAAAAATGAAGAAAATGGACGATAAAAAGATTCCTGAAGATCTTGATTATCATGCAATATCAGGACTTGCGACTGAGGCTCGTCAAAAGTTAAGCGAAGTAAGGCCACTTTCCGTTGGGCAAGCTTCAAGGGTTTCAGGAGTGAATCCAGCAGATGTGTCAATCCTGTTAGTTTACCTAGAGCAAGGCAAATTAAAAAGAACGAAAGAAAGTGATAGTCATGAATAA
- the rsmG gene encoding 16S rRNA (guanine(527)-N(7))-methyltransferase RsmG, whose product MNKTQFHMSLAEKGIVLNDTQMNQFELYYRELVEWNNKMNLTAITEEEAVYLKHFYDSISAAFFHDFTKPLRLVDVGAGAGFPSIPIKICFPHLHVTIVDSLNKRISFLQHLATTLNLKDVSFFHDRAEAFAKKKEHRESYDLVIARAVARMPVLAELCLPLAKVGGLFLAMKGPEVVNEIADSKKALSTLGGEVVRNESLLLPFEESTRHFVFVAKRKKTPNTYPRKPGTPNKQPL is encoded by the coding sequence ATGAATAAAACACAGTTTCATATGAGTTTAGCCGAAAAAGGGATCGTACTAAATGATACACAGATGAATCAATTTGAGCTTTATTACCGTGAACTCGTCGAGTGGAATAACAAAATGAATTTAACGGCAATTACAGAGGAAGAAGCGGTATATTTAAAGCATTTTTACGATTCAATCAGTGCCGCTTTCTTTCATGATTTTACAAAGCCTTTACGACTTGTAGATGTTGGTGCTGGCGCTGGATTTCCAAGTATTCCCATTAAAATTTGTTTCCCGCACTTGCATGTGACGATTGTTGATTCTTTAAATAAGCGTATCTCTTTTTTACAACACCTGGCGACGACTTTAAACCTAAAAGATGTTTCATTCTTTCATGATCGTGCCGAAGCATTTGCAAAGAAAAAAGAGCACCGTGAAAGCTATGATCTTGTAATAGCAAGAGCTGTTGCAAGAATGCCAGTATTGGCAGAGCTTTGTTTACCTCTAGCAAAAGTCGGAGGGTTATTTTTAGCGATGAAAGGCCCAGAAGTAGTTAATGAAATTGCTGATAGTAAAAAGGCACTTTCTACCCTCGGGGGCGAAGTAGTTAGAAATGAAAGCTTACTATTACCATTTGAAGAGAGTACAAGGCATTTTGTTTTTGTGGCTAAAAGAAAGAAAACACCGAATACGTATCCACGTAAGCCAGGTACACCGAATAAACAGCCACTATAA